In the genome of Chryseobacterium oryzae, one region contains:
- a CDS encoding GIY-YIG nuclease family protein — protein MLDIIIKSIKETAKGLNDHLDYPTCPGIYAFMLREDSHLNEFGKPNQVLYVGIAKDSLKKRDLGNHFSSKSTGRSTLRRSIGAILKQEFKLTASSRNGTNSSREILNYKFNSDGEQLLTDWMTENLIIGYWNDEDSISYSELRKFEEQVIKFFKPSLDLDKRTRKYNVFADKLDGLRLICRTETGSLFK, from the coding sequence ATGTTAGATATAATTATAAAATCTATTAAAGAGACGGCTAAAGGTCTCAATGACCATCTTGATTATCCGACCTGCCCAGGAATTTATGCTTTTATGTTGAGAGAAGACTCCCATTTGAATGAATTTGGTAAACCAAACCAAGTGCTTTACGTTGGAATAGCGAAAGACAGTTTGAAAAAGAGGGATTTGGGAAATCATTTTAGCAGCAAAAGTACAGGTCGCTCCACCCTAAGACGTTCAATTGGAGCAATCTTAAAACAAGAATTTAAGCTAACCGCATCTTCCAGAAATGGAACAAATAGCAGTAGGGAAATATTAAATTATAAGTTCAATTCAGATGGAGAGCAACTTTTGACAGATTGGATGACTGAAAATTTGATAATTGGTTATTGGAATGATGAAGATTCAATTTCTTATTCAGAGTTACGCAAATTTGAGGAACAAGTAATTAAATTTTTTAAACCGTCTTTAGATTTGGACAAGCGTACAAGAAAATATAATGTTTTTGCGGATAAACTTGACGGATTGAGACTGATTTGTAGAACTGAAACTGGAAGCTTATTTAAATAA
- a CDS encoding sacsin N-terminal ATP-binding-like domain-containing protein: protein MTEAQRERELQRSESEARDIIHDIDRLNTFPENKKSRWVWELLQNAKDIATENGVDVTYELKDNDIIFSHNGSAFETKHLLAILYKTSTKSLSGDDGTTGKYGTGFVTTHILSKKLTINGIHQKTEDASLRKFTLNIDRTAAGLDEVEALTRMKQSLFTAFQQIDKIVENPSDFITDLLHSFTYSLLQQKSMRLMD from the coding sequence ATGACAGAAGCTCAAAGAGAAAGAGAATTACAACGTAGCGAAAGTGAAGCAAGAGATATTATACACGATATTGACCGTTTAAATACTTTTCCTGAAAATAAGAAATCAAGATGGGTTTGGGAGTTATTACAAAATGCTAAAGATATTGCTACTGAAAATGGTGTCGATGTGACTTATGAATTAAAAGATAATGACATTATATTTTCCCATAATGGTTCTGCATTTGAAACTAAACATTTATTAGCAATATTGTACAAAACTTCTACTAAATCTTTAAGTGGGGATGATGGCACAACAGGTAAATATGGGACAGGATTTGTGACAACACATATTTTGAGTAAAAAGCTTACAATTAATGGGATTCATCAAAAAACTGAAGATGCAAGTTTAAGAAAATTTACTCTGAATATTGATAGAACAGCAGCAGGATTAGATGAAGTTGAAGCTTTAACGAGAATGAAGCAGTCATTATTTACAGCATTTCAGCAAATAGATAAAATTGTAGAAAACCCATCAGATTTTATTACGGATTTGCTTCACTCATTTACCTATTCTCTCCTACAACAAAAAAGTATGCGATTAATGGATTAG
- a CDS encoding site-specific DNA-methyltransferase yields MNHKLDLQSTDITSLNIEKIATLFPNCVTETADGKKIDFDLLKQELSNEIVEGNKERYRLEWPGKREAIVTANIPTTNTLRPVREDSVDFDTTENIYIEGDNLEVLKLLQESYLNKIKMIYIDPPYNTGKDFVYKDNFTKDGEEELFESGQKDEYNQRLVANPVTNGRYHSDWLSMMYPRLKLARNLLTEDGVIFISIDDNEVHNLRKICDEIFGEGNFIANIVWQKKYGPANDAQGMSATHEHILLYAKNALEWSPILLKRDEKQLSAYKNPDNDPRGVWRASDLSVRTFSENCYFSITGPDGQVHWPPESTSWRVSETKFKELLNDKRITFGVAGTARPMQKKFLTEVKDGITPQTWWHREFAADTKIARYEMKDLIPENIFDTPKPSLLIKRCIEISAKDGIILDFFSGSATTAHAVMQFNAEEASAGLAQVGKRKYIMVQVPELTSEKSQANKVGYKNICEIGKERIRRAANKIKEEKIEKAKKDGLFSDFKDEQDYGFRVYRLDSSNMHDVYYKPQDYNQGTLDLFADNVKEGRTAEDLLTQVMLDWGLPLSLPIERKTVSSKEVYAVAGDSLYCCFDDGIDEDFAKEIAKEKPLRIVFIDKGFKDDTAKENVKQLLKQLSGGTEMRVI; encoded by the coding sequence ATGAACCATAAATTAGACCTACAATCTACTGATATAACCAGCCTTAACATTGAAAAAATCGCCACACTTTTCCCCAACTGCGTTACCGAAACAGCAGATGGTAAAAAGATAGATTTTGATTTACTAAAACAGGAATTGTCAAACGAAATAGTAGAAGGCAACAAAGAACGTTACCGACTGGAGTGGCCAGGAAAACGCGAAGCTATTGTTACCGCCAATATCCCCACCACCAATACTTTGCGACCAGTAAGGGAAGATTCTGTGGATTTTGATACCACCGAAAACATCTACATAGAAGGCGACAATCTGGAAGTGCTGAAACTCTTGCAGGAAAGCTACCTGAATAAGATAAAAATGATCTACATAGACCCGCCTTACAATACAGGGAAAGATTTTGTATATAAAGACAATTTTACCAAAGATGGCGAAGAAGAACTCTTTGAAAGTGGGCAAAAAGACGAATACAACCAACGTTTGGTAGCTAATCCCGTAACCAACGGACGTTACCATAGTGATTGGCTTTCTATGATGTACCCAAGATTAAAACTCGCAAGAAATCTTTTGACGGAAGATGGGGTTATTTTTATCTCCATTGATGATAATGAGGTGCACAACCTGCGTAAGATTTGTGATGAAATTTTTGGGGAAGGGAATTTTATTGCGAATATTGTTTGGCAAAAAAAATATGGTCCTGCAAATGATGCACAAGGAATGTCTGCTACACATGAACATATTTTGTTATATGCTAAAAATGCTTTGGAGTGGTCACCAATATTATTAAAGAGAGATGAAAAGCAACTATCTGCATATAAAAATCCGGATAACGACCCACGAGGAGTTTGGAGGGCAAGTGACCTTTCGGTAAGAACTTTTTCTGAAAATTGTTATTTTTCTATAACAGGTCCAGACGGTCAGGTCCATTGGCCACCAGAATCAACTTCTTGGAGAGTTTCCGAAACTAAATTTAAAGAATTATTAAATGACAAAAGGATAACATTTGGAGTTGCGGGAACCGCTAGACCGATGCAAAAAAAATTTTTAACTGAAGTAAAAGATGGTATAACACCACAAACATGGTGGCATCGTGAATTTGCAGCTGATACTAAAATTGCTCGTTATGAAATGAAGGATTTAATCCCAGAGAATATTTTTGATACACCAAAGCCGTCATTGCTTATTAAAAGATGTATTGAAATTTCTGCTAAAGATGGGATCATATTAGATTTTTTCTCTGGTTCCGCTACTACGGCTCATGCCGTCATGCAATTCAATGCAGAAGAAGCTTCGGCAGGCTTAGCACAAGTTGGCAAAAGAAAATACATCATGGTTCAAGTACCAGAATTAACTTCTGAGAAAAGTCAAGCTAATAAGGTGGGTTACAAAAATATCTGCGAAATAGGCAAAGAAAGAATACGCCGTGCTGCCAATAAAATAAAAGAAGAAAAAATAGAAAAAGCCAAAAAAGACGGTTTGTTTTCAGATTTTAAAGATGAGCAGGATTATGGTTTCCGGGTGTACCGTTTAGATTCTTCCAATATGCACGATGTGTATTACAAACCGCAGGATTATAACCAAGGAACGCTAGATCTTTTTGCAGACAATGTAAAAGAAGGTCGTACTGCAGAAGATTTACTCACTCAGGTAATGCTCGATTGGGGATTGCCACTTTCATTGCCCATAGAACGCAAAACTGTTTCGAGTAAAGAAGTCTATGCTGTAGCCGGAGATTCGCTGTACTGCTGTTTTGATGACGGCATCGATGAAGATTTTGCCAAAGAAATTGCCAAAGAAAAACCATTGCGTATTGTTTTCATAGACAAGGGTTTTAAAGATGATACAGCGAAGGAGAATGTGAAGCAATTGCTGAAGCAGTTGAGTGGTGGGACGGAGATGAGGGTTATTTAA